In Hymenobacter volaticus, the genomic window AATCTTCGGGCCATGAGCTACCGATGATGAACACCGGCACCCAATCGTTGACGAAAGCATCTAGGAGTGGCAAATCCCGCGGTGGGGCGGCGGCCGTGCGCACCACGGTATCAAAACGCGTATCGCCGGCTACGCCGGCCTGCGGTACTCCTATGGTGCGCAGCATTTCCACCGAAGCTTGGTTCTGGGTGAAGATATGAGTGAAATTGCGCAGCATCTGCCGGTGGAAACTACCCCAAGGCCGAAAATATATCTGCTTAGGCCAGAAAATGGCCGATACGCAAATAGTAGGTACGTGCTGTCGCTTGAGTTCTGTTAAGAAGTAGTGCCAAAATTCGTACTTCACGAAAACAGCTAACCGGGGCCGCACCGCCGCCATAAACAAGCGGGCATTGTCGGCCGTGTCTAGAGGGAGGTAGAACACATAGGCCGCTCCCGGCCAGTTTTTGCGCACTTCGTAGCCCGAAGCCGAGAAGAAAGTCAGGACTATTTTGTGGCTCGGATACTGCTGCGCGTACGCCTCCATCAAGGGCCGGCCCTGCTCAAATTCACCGAGTGAGGCGCAGTGAAACCAAGCCAGCGGAGCCGTCTCGGCTTGTAAAGCCTGTTGAATGCGCGGCAGCAAATTGCGCTGCCCTTGTACCCACCGCGCCGCCTTCGGCACAAAGGGCGAGACCAGCCGCAGTAGCAGCGCATACAGGTGTAAGGAAACTATATACAGGAAATGCAAAAGAAGTTGTAGTTGCTAGGTGTAAGCTTCTGATTCCAGCCAGCAAGACATTGCGTAAGCTCAGCAACCAGAAAGCCGCGCAAAAGTACAGCTAACAACCACTAATCGGTTTCTGACGGTCAATTGCTAGTAGCTGACCGTCAGAAACCAACTAAGAATCAACGCTTAATGAGGTTTGCCCAGAAACTTGGCTAGGCCTTCACGGGTAGGAGGTAAGGCCTGTTCGCCGGGTTTCCAACCCGCGGGGCACACCTCGCCTTTCGTCTCGAAATGCTGCAGGGCGTCCACCATGCGCAGCGCTTCTTCTACGTTCCGGCCCAGCGGCCCATCATTCACTACCTGATGCCGGACAATACCGTCTCGGTCAATTAAAAACAGGCCCCGGTACGCCAGCGGAATTCCGACAAATACCATCTCGCCGGACTCGTTGTAGTCATAGCGGCCCCGAGTACATCGTAGTTGGCCGAAATAGTTTTGCTGGCATCGGCTACCAGAGGATACGTAATACCCATGATGCCTCCTTCTTCGCGTGGGGTTTGCAGCCAGGCTAAGTGCGTGTAGCGCGTGTCAGTAGAGCAGCCCACAATGGCTACTCCTCTCGCCTCGAATTCAGTTAAATGTTCTTGGAAGGCAAGAATTTCGGTGGGGCAAACAAACGCGAAATCAGCCGAATAAAAGAAAAAGATGACGTGCTTTTTGCCCAAATAACGGTCGAGCGAGAAATCTTCCTCGAACTCGCCGTTGATAACGGCGGGAGCTTTAAAAGAGGGAGCACGCTTGCCTACAAGAACTGCCATGTTTCTAAAAATTTAAATGGTTGAGGTGAGAGAGTGAGGATGGCAAGAGAGCAGATAGCTATTGTGTAAGTGAGCGGTGAGGAGCAGGGTCAAATCATTAGATACGAATGCCCCGCTGTCCACCACAAACTATCTGCATCAAGTTCCCTGCTATACGGCACTCAACAAAAGAGTTGGCCCCAACCACAACCCTCTTTACTCTTCAGCTATGCATTGCTGCGGCACACGAACTGAAAGGTCTGGCGGGTGCGCTGTTCCAAGAGCAGCTCTCGGCCAGTGGTAAGGCGCTGCAAACTAGCCGCATCGTAGTTCTTGATGGTGTACAGTTCCAGGTCGGTGTTGTAGTGAATCGTGAACTGCTCGCGCAACGCAGTCAGTAGCTTGTCGAGCCGGTAGGCGGAAAAGTCGGTGCAGACAGAAAAGCTGATGGCCGAGTTCTGCATCAGGTTGATTTTCAGCCGGACCTGCGCCAGCGCCCCAAAAATCACCTCCAGGTTTTCCTCGGAAATAAAGGTGAGGTCCTTGGACTCGAAAGAAATCAGACACTGGTTGATTTTACGAATGAAAGCCGGCACCAGCAGTCCATGGCGGCAGTCATGAATCTTGGTGCCCTCGGCCGTAGAATCCACAAACGACTTGACGTAGAGCGGAATCTGACGCACGGCTAATGGCTTGATGGTTTTGGGGTGAATAACCGAAGCCCCGTAGTACGCCATTTCAATGGTTTCCTGATAGCTGATTTCCGGGTAGCGCACCGTAACCTCGAAAATCTTAGGGTCGGCGTTTAGCAGCCCGGCCACGTCTTTCCAAATAGTTACGGATTCAGCTCCGAGACAATAAGCGAAGATAGCCGCGGTATAATCAGAGCCTTCCCGTCCAAGGGTGGTGGTGTGACCGCTGGCCGTGCCCCCAGAAACCCCTGCGTCACGACGGGCCCGTGAGCTAGTAGCGGAGGCACTGCCGTTGTTAGGTTGCGCTCCGTAGTAGGCCAGTCTACGCGGCCTTCCCGCCACGCGTGGTCGGTGCGCAGCAGAGTGCGGCAGTCCAGCCACTGCGCCCCGAGCGCGCTGGCCACAATTCGAGTGGCTAGCAATTCCCCAAAACTTACCACTTGGTCGTACTGCTTATCGAATTCACCGGCAGTAAGGGTCGCTAGTCGGTCGCCAAGCTGCTCTAGTAGGTGTTCTAGACTTGGGGCGGTGCTGGCAGCGGGCGTTATGTCACCGGTGGAATCGGATAGCAGTTCTTGCGCAACTGAGCGGTGAAAATCAGTGAGCTGCGTTAGCGGGGCAGCGTAATCTCGGCCGGCGTAGGCGAGTTGGAAAATATCCTCTAGCGCATTGGTGGTCTTGCCCATTGCCGACACCACGATCAACAATGGCCCGTTGGCTCCGTGTTGGCTGACTATGCTGCGAAGGTTGGTGATGGCAGCGGCATCTTTCACCGAAGCGCCACCGAACTTGTAAATTTTAAGGGATTGGGAGTGCTGCATGGCGCCAAATGTAGGAAATGGCGCTTTGTTGAGTTGCTCGATATGCGGATGTACATCCCAAGTTTGGTCTGCAAGTCGCCGTTTTAGCGAAATTTCGCTTTCCCAAGCCCGAAAAAGGGTTTAATTTTGAGCACACCCCGACCTTACATCTTCCTACATCCTATATGAACCAACACGACAAGCTGGCGCTGCCCGTTGGCACCACCCTGGACCGCTTTATCATGCGTAAGCAGGAGGACTTTCCCTACGCAACCGGAGAACTTTCTCAATTGCTTCGTGATATTGCCTTGGCCGCCAAAATCGTGAACCGCGAAATCAACCGTTCTGGCCTCATTGACATTGCCGGGGCCTATGGCAACCGCAACGTGCAAGGTGAAGACCAGCAAAAGCTTGATGTTATTGCCAACATCCGTTTCATTCGGGCGCTGCGCAATGGGGGCGAGGTGTGTACGGTTATCAGCGAGGAAGACGAAGAAGTTATTCAGACCGGCAATGTACAAGGCAAATACATCGTGGCCATTGACCCACTCGATGGCTCCTCCAACATCGACGTAAACGTGAGTATTGGTACCATCTTCAGCATCTATCGTCGTGTGTCGCCAACCGGTACGGAAGGTACTATGGCGGACTGCTTGCAAACGGGTACCAACCAAGTAGCAGCGGGCTATGTCATTTATGGCTCCAGTACCATGATGGTATATACCACTGGCAACGGCGTAAACGGCTTCACCTACGAGCCTTCATTGGGCGAATTTTTCCTCTCGCATCCCCAGATTATTACCCCCAAAACGGGTACGGTGTACTCCGTAAATGAAGGCAGTTCCTCGTCCTTCTCGCCAGGCGTAGCGGCTTTCGTTGAGCAGTGCAAGCAAGACGGCTTTTCGGCCCGCTACATCGGTTCCTTAGTAGCTGACTTCCACCGTAACTTACTTAAAGGCGGCATCTATATCTATCCGCCCACAAGTAAGTCGCCCGACGGGAAACTGCGCCTTATGTATGAGTGTAACCCCCTGGCTTTCATAGTAGAACAAGCCGGCGGCAAATCCAGCAACGGCCAGATGCGTACCATGGAAATCCGGCCCCAGGACATGCACGCCCGTTGCCCCCTATTTATTGGCTCGAAAGAACTTGTAGAGCAAGCCGAAACATTCTTGGCGCAAGAGCGACAGACGCAGCAAGTCAGCTAGAAGATAATGGATTGCATCAAAAAAGCCCGCCGGAGCAATCTGGCGGGCTTTTTTGATGCAATAAGAAAGAAACTATTGGCTACTCGTTTGAAGTAGCCTCGTCCGTCTTTTTCTTGGCTTTCGGCTTCTTAACCTGGCTCTCTTCGGCGGGAGCAGTATCAGCGGCTACGGTCGCAGCTTCGGGCTCTTCAGCAGTAGTAGGTTCTACTGTTTCAGTGGCTGGCGCTTGGTACTCCAAAGTGCTGCTCACGGCCTGATACCACTGCACCAACTTCTTGATGTCCGACATATACACCCGGTCCCGGTCGTAATCGGGAATGATTTCGCCCATGAAGGCCGTAAGGTCCCGGTCGTCGGATTTGTTGTTGACCGTTAGCGCAGTGCCGTATTTCTGATGAATCCGGTCGAAAACTTCTGTCAGGGGCACGGTTTGGTCGTAATCCTGCGTGTAAATGGAAATTTCCTGAAGCAACGATACTTTGTTGCGGGCGGAGGCCACTGAACGGGCGGCACGCGCATCCAGGCTTTCAATAATAACCCCGGCGCGGGTAGGCTTCACGAGGCGGTACAGACCGGGCATTCCGCTAATGGCGGCAATCTCCTTGAGGTCGTAGGGCATAAGTACAGTACGGTTGTTGGAAAAGGCAAAGTTACTCAGTAGCGGCGGCTTGACCCGGCGCCGACAATTTAAACACGATAGGCAAGCTGGTTAGGATGGCGTAGTCAGGCTTCTTGAACTGAAGCAACCGAACCACTCGCAGGGCTTCTTCGCCGCAGCCGCCACCAATGCCTTTTACCAGCTTTACGCCTTCTAGGGTACCACTGGTCGTGAGCGTGAAGCTTACCACGCAAGTGCCTTGAATGCGGTTACGCTTGGCCAGGATGGGGTATTTCTTTTCTTTCTCAATGAAGGCGTACATGGCATCCTGCCCACCCTCGTAGTACTCAGCAACCGGAATAGACTTATTGATGCCACCAGCCTGATGTTGTGGTGCAGCCGCGGCGGCAGGTGCTGTTTCCGGAGCGGGAGCAGCGGATTTGGGCTTAGTAGTTTGCGCAAAAACTGAAGCAGAGCCAACAAATAGACTCAGCGTTAGCGCAAAAGTGAGTTTTTTCATGAGTGGTGGAATCAAGGAAGATAGATTGGAAAACCAGGCGACAATGCGCCCGCGGTCATGGCAATTTCAGGGCCAATTTATGCATTGTGCTGTGCTTCGGCCAGCTGCCGATTTACATTCTCAATGAAAGCCAACAGTTCTTCACGACCCGTTTTTTCTTCTGCTGACGTGATAAAATGTTGTGGCACCTCATCCCAATTCTCTGACATTTTTTTCATGTAGTCGGATACTTGGAGTTGCGTACGGCTATTCGATTGTTTGTCGGCTTTTGTAAATACCATCACAAAAGGAATTCCTTCTGTGCCGAGCATTTCCATAAATTCTAAGTCAACAGTTTGCGCTGGATGGCGCGAGTCAATTAAAACGAACACGCAAGCTAAGTTGAGCCGCTGCCGCAAATAAAAATTAATCATGCGGGTCCACGCCACTCGATTTACTTTACTGGTTTTTGCGTAACCATAGCCCGGTAAATCAACCAAATACCATTGTTTATTGATAAGGAAATGGTTGATTAGCTGCGTTTTGCCTGGCAGGGAAGATGTTTTTGCCAAACCCCGCCGTTCGGTCAGCATATTGATAAGCGACGATTTGCCTACGTTAGACCGCCCGATAAACGCATATTCGGGGAGAGTGGGCGCCGGGCACTGATCAACCCGCGTATTACTCATCAAAAATTCAGCTTCACGAATTTGCATGGAACAACTAAACTAGTTTACGTACAAAGGTAGGAGGTAAGAATGCAAAAGATCGGGAATATAAATTTTCAGCTAGAACCATTGCAATATCTGAAGC contains:
- the yihA gene encoding ribosome biogenesis GTP-binding protein YihA/YsxC, whose product is MQIREAEFLMSNTRVDQCPAPTLPEYAFIGRSNVGKSSLINMLTERRGLAKTSSLPGKTQLINHFLINKQWYLVDLPGYGYAKTSKVNRVAWTRMINFYLRQRLNLACVFVLIDSRHPAQTVDLEFMEMLGTEGIPFVMVFTKADKQSNSRTQLQVSDYMKKMSENWDEVPQHFITSAEEKTGREELLAFIENVNRQLAEAQHNA
- a CDS encoding DUF5606 family protein, giving the protein MPYDLKEIAAISGMPGLYRLVKPTRAGVIIESLDARAARSVASARNKVSLLQEISIYTQDYDQTVPLTEVFDRIHQKYGTALTVNNKSDDRDLTAFMGEIIPDYDRDRVYMSDIKKLVQWYQAVSSTLEYQAPATETVEPTTAEEPEAATVAADTAPAEESQVKKPKAKKKTDEATSNE
- a CDS encoding 3-deoxy-D-manno-octulosonic acid transferase, encoding MHFLYIVSLHLYALLLRLVSPFVPKAARWVQGQRNLLPRIQQALQAETAPLAWFHCASLGEFEQGRPLMEAYAQQYPSHKIVLTFFSASGYEVRKNWPGAAYVFYLPLDTADNARLFMAAVRPRLAVFVKYEFWHYFLTELKRQHVPTICVSAIFWPKQIYFRPWGSFHRQMLRNFTHIFTQNQASVEMLRTIGVPQAGVAGDTRFDTVVRTAAAPPRDLPLLDAFVNDWVPVFIIGSSWPEDLPALTPLLRQYQEKMRFIVAPHEISETNLRLVEEVLPGRVVRYSRTDKDTVTAARVLLIDNVGLLNQLYRFGHYAYIGGAFGKGLHNTLEAAAFGLPLFFGPTYHKFQEAQDLVALGCAFPVTSAEELLKAFAPLFHREALRLTVQDLSLDYVHDHSGATSKIMQWLAVQGVTE
- a CDS encoding amino acid kinase family protein; its protein translation is MAGLPHSAAHRPRVAGRPRRLAYYGAQPNNGSASATSSRARRDAGVSGGTASGHTTTLGREGSDYTAAIFAYCLGAESVTIWKDVAGLLNADPKIFEVTVRYPEISYQETIEMAYYGASVIHPKTIKPLAVRQIPLYVKSFVDSTAEGTKIHDCRHGLLVPAFIRKINQCLISFESKDLTFISEENLEVIFGALAQVRLKINLMQNSAISFSVCTDFSAYRLDKLLTALREQFTIHYNTDLELYTIKNYDAASLQRLTTGRELLLEQRTRQTFQFVCRSNA
- a CDS encoding energy transducer TonB; the encoded protein is MKKLTFALTLSLFVGSASVFAQTTKPKSAAPAPETAPAAAAAPQHQAGGINKSIPVAEYYEGGQDAMYAFIEKEKKYPILAKRNRIQGTCVVSFTLTTSGTLEGVKLVKGIGGGCGEEALRVVRLLQFKKPDYAILTSLPIVFKLSAPGQAAATE
- the fbp gene encoding class 1 fructose-bisphosphatase, which translates into the protein MNQHDKLALPVGTTLDRFIMRKQEDFPYATGELSQLLRDIALAAKIVNREINRSGLIDIAGAYGNRNVQGEDQQKLDVIANIRFIRALRNGGEVCTVISEEDEEVIQTGNVQGKYIVAIDPLDGSSNIDVNVSIGTIFSIYRRVSPTGTEGTMADCLQTGTNQVAAGYVIYGSSTMMVYTTGNGVNGFTYEPSLGEFFLSHPQIITPKTGTVYSVNEGSSSSFSPGVAAFVEQCKQDGFSARYIGSLVADFHRNLLKGGIYIYPPTSKSPDGKLRLMYECNPLAFIVEQAGGKSSNGQMRTMEIRPQDMHARCPLFIGSKELVEQAETFLAQERQTQQVS